In Treponema sp. OMZ 798, the following proteins share a genomic window:
- a CDS encoding GYF domain-containing protein, with the protein MAISFADDDDDYEYYEQNTFVCSLCGATVIEGSKFCSNCGCSFTQPVPPPIPQIEYSIAVNGKAEGPFNMEQLKEMIGQGSLTKEMLVWKAGMSQWIEAEKAEDLKPLFEALPPPIPTVK; encoded by the coding sequence ATGGCAATATCATTTGCAGACGACGATGATGACTATGAGTATTATGAACAAAATACTTTTGTATGCAGTTTATGCGGTGCAACTGTGATTGAGGGATCAAAATTTTGTTCAAACTGCGGCTGTTCTTTTACACAACCTGTCCCGCCCCCCATTCCGCAAATTGAATACAGCATTGCGGTAAACGGAAAAGCGGAAGGCCCGTTTAATATGGAACAGCTGAAGGAAATGATCGGACAAGGCTCATTAACAAAAGAAATGCTTGTATGGAAAGCAGGAATGAGTCAATGGATAGAAGCCGAAAAAGCAGAAGATTTAAAACCTTTGTTTGAAGCTCTGCCCCCTCCGATTCCGACTGTAAAATAA
- a CDS encoding amidohydrolase family protein, with the protein MKKEIFDSHIHIGRFFDIYYDAQTVFTTLKNVGVSGFMYSSTTSGETVDSKESALKLYKKIKEEIIGAQKTAESLDLNSYPLYWIIPLIHRLLPELTLVKAMSEAPYKGFKLHPRANVWDISDAFTRALAESVFIYADKKKLPILIHTGPDTDRADLFESFFKLCTNGKIILAHCRPLDTTLRLLAEYENIFCDTAFVNIETIKQIKEAGFKSKVLFGSDFPITDYINNNREKTKELPNTKTLYSEYLKNMFIMQENPL; encoded by the coding sequence ATGAAAAAAGAAATATTTGATAGTCACATTCATATAGGACGATTTTTTGATATTTATTATGATGCTCAAACGGTTTTTACAACATTAAAAAATGTCGGTGTAAGCGGATTTATGTATTCTTCCACTACTTCAGGTGAAACGGTGGACTCAAAAGAATCAGCCTTAAAGCTATACAAAAAAATTAAAGAAGAAATTATTGGTGCACAAAAAACAGCCGAGTCTCTTGATCTTAACTCTTATCCTTTGTATTGGATAATCCCCTTAATTCACCGATTATTGCCTGAACTTACGCTTGTCAAGGCTATGAGTGAAGCACCATATAAAGGTTTTAAACTTCACCCTCGTGCAAATGTCTGGGATATTTCGGATGCTTTTACAAGAGCTCTTGCAGAATCGGTATTTATCTATGCAGATAAAAAAAAGCTGCCCATTTTAATTCATACCGGTCCCGACACAGACCGTGCAGACCTGTTTGAAAGTTTTTTTAAGCTTTGTACAAACGGAAAAATTATTTTGGCACACTGCAGACCATTAGATACTACACTGCGGTTATTGGCTGAGTATGAAAATATTTTTTGCGACACTGCATTTGTAAATATTGAAACAATTAAACAAATCAAAGAAGCAGGATTTAAGAGTAAAGTTTTATTCGGCTCGGACTTTCCGATAACCGATTACATTAATAATAACAGAGAAAAGACAAAAGAACTTCCAAATACAAAAACTTTGTATTCGGAGTATCTTAAAAATATGTTTATTATGCAGGAAAATCCGTTATAA
- a CDS encoding YqiA/YcfP family alpha/beta fold hydrolase: MQKALFIHGLNSDENSSTGQIVKTLLEKYGIELIVPSFDILNPEKTLQEINSLIRDLHISTIVGHSMGGFYTLASLNGPIKIYINPCLLPAEILPALIGDVDQELIKIFRRLTDEAFRNIDREVRITSYSIFAKEDTLFSFYDLFKKYFGNRCRYINGSHKPSKEDLAQALDFALNLIKSDIKCFLKEDEVLGKLLL, from the coding sequence ATGCAAAAAGCTCTCTTTATTCATGGACTTAATTCTGATGAAAATTCGAGTACGGGACAAATAGTAAAAACACTATTGGAAAAGTACGGAATAGAACTTATTGTTCCTTCATTCGATATACTCAATCCGGAAAAAACTTTACAAGAAATTAATTCTTTGATAAGAGACTTGCATATTTCTACCATTGTAGGACATTCGATGGGAGGCTTTTATACTTTAGCCTCCCTTAACGGCCCGATAAAGATTTATATAAATCCCTGTCTTCTTCCGGCAGAAATACTCCCTGCCTTGATAGGCGATGTTGATCAAGAACTCATTAAAATCTTCCGCCGATTAACAGATGAAGCTTTTCGTAATATTGACCGTGAAGTTCGTATCACCTCTTACAGTATATTTGCAAAAGAAGATACTCTTTTTTCTTTTTATGATCTTTTTAAAAAATATTTTGGTAACAGATGCAGATATATAAATGGCAGTCATAAACCTTCAAAAGAAGATTTAGCCCAAGCTCTTGATTTTGCATTAAATTTAATTAAAAGCGATATAAAATGCTTTTTAAAGGAAGATGAAGTTTTAGGAAAATTGTTATTGTAA
- the purM gene encoding phosphoribosylformylglycinamidine cyclo-ligase: MNETKDKSQEQSKDKSSVYSASGVNIDAGNEAVRLMSQAVKSTFNKSVLSDVGSFGGLFGTEELFKMKKPVLVGSTDGVGTKVKIAAEAGIYTTIGQDIVNHCIDDILVQGAKPLFFLDYVASSKLDPQMIADIVGGMAKACKESGCALIGGETAEMPGVYMEGEFDIAGTIVGAVDQEKILPKQNIKEGDILIGLASASPHTNGYSLIRTAFKGIDLNTVYPELKAPLHEVLLKPHRSYLNAIYPILQEHPEIVKGLAHITGGGFIENIPRVIPEGLVIKVKKGSWPVPPLYPLIQKLTGASEDEMYRVFNMGIGMIAVVSPDMAEKYRSLVGEDSWIIGRLEKAQNPQAKAETVLE; encoded by the coding sequence ATGAACGAAACAAAAGATAAAAGCCAAGAGCAATCAAAAGACAAGAGCTCAGTTTACAGCGCCTCAGGCGTAAACATTGATGCAGGAAACGAAGCTGTCCGCCTTATGAGTCAAGCAGTTAAGTCAACCTTTAATAAATCCGTGCTTTCGGATGTGGGCTCCTTCGGAGGGCTTTTCGGCACCGAAGAGCTTTTTAAAATGAAAAAGCCCGTCTTAGTAGGTTCCACAGACGGCGTCGGTACAAAGGTGAAGATTGCAGCAGAGGCCGGTATCTATACAACAATAGGCCAGGATATAGTCAACCACTGCATTGACGACATCCTCGTGCAGGGAGCAAAGCCCCTCTTCTTTTTGGACTATGTTGCAAGCTCAAAGTTGGATCCTCAAATGATTGCCGACATAGTGGGAGGCATGGCAAAGGCTTGTAAAGAATCCGGCTGTGCCCTCATAGGAGGCGAAACTGCTGAAATGCCCGGCGTTTACATGGAGGGAGAATTCGATATAGCCGGAACCATTGTCGGAGCAGTAGACCAAGAAAAAATTCTTCCCAAACAGAACATAAAAGAAGGAGATATCCTCATCGGTCTTGCCTCGGCCAGTCCACATACAAACGGCTACTCCTTGATTAGAACAGCCTTTAAGGGCATAGATCTTAATACGGTTTACCCCGAATTAAAGGCCCCCTTGCATGAGGTTCTTCTAAAACCTCACCGCTCCTATCTTAATGCAATCTATCCGATTTTGCAGGAGCATCCCGAAATCGTAAAAGGCCTCGCCCATATCACGGGAGGCGGCTTTATCGAAAACATTCCGCGGGTTATTCCCGAAGGACTGGTTATAAAGGTCAAAAAAGGATCATGGCCCGTGCCGCCCCTTTATCCTCTAATCCAAAAGCTGACAGGAGCAAGCGAGGATGAAATGTACAGGGTCTTCAATATGGGTATCGGAATGATAGCCGTTGTTTCCCCCGACATGGCCGAAAAATACCGCTCCCTTGTCGGAGAAGACTCATGGATAATCGGCAGGTTGGAAAAGGCTCAAAATCCTCAAGCCAAGGCCGAAACCGTTTTAGAATAA
- the purL gene encoding phosphoribosylformylglycinamidine synthase subunit PurL, with protein MNIYRFCVKSKKDLHFQMPKNEELLKQAHVLGFKTVKEISTENLYFVRGNLSNEEKKTLADFLFCDELYEYSQTEDFKLKEEKNLFHIETALKPGVTDSSSREALRAVKELGIHGVEEITSGKAYDIYGELNEAEIDKIAKNLLCNDVIEQYKIGFVEPAWAHEHDGKNGPNTSVETIDIASMSDEELLALSNERRAALDIHEMRAIREYYKEEKRPCTDAEFEMIAQTWSEHCVHKTFKAKIDIDGASLNDEQKKAYPDLCVNSIIKTYIKKATDDINAPWVLSSFVDNAGIIEFDDKYEVSFKAETHNHPSAIEPFGGANTGVGGVIRDVMGVSARPFAVTDVLCFGHPDTPAENVPKGTLHPKRIISGVIEGVKDYGNKMGIPTVNGSVHYHEAYASNPLVYCGCAGIAPRGKHRTSPSVGDHIVSLGGKTGRDGLRGATFSSMVMDASTGDVAGSSVQIGEPIIQKKVAEVLIDARDQGLYSAITDCGAGGYSSAVGEMASTLGCDVDLARIPVKYQGLAPWELWLSEAQERMVIAVPHDKLETLQKLCDANDVELTDLGRFTGDAVLKVRFGEKEIINLSCGFLHSGPPQRKLKAAPPKEGRALIKYPEYKEPDLNEALKAVVNHHAVNSKEDIVRLYDHEVQGGTILRPYDGPEGNVPQDAAVIKPMETEGKKAVAISNALNPRQGLLDPYAAAASAIDEAVRNAVAVGADPEKTAILDNFCLGDPNRPETMWALIEMARSCYDTALVFKTPFISGKDSFNNEYLTSEGERVSIPPSLLISAMGIVPDIGKVPGSDFKKEGSAIYLVGKPQFSFGGSVFAELFGIPQGESGAVPPFKKEAAELYKKLHSSIMRGLVLSCHDLSEGGLAAALYEMCLSGIGAELSSDFHIKLGASKIASLFGETTGCLLVEIAEENRSAFEKEMAGSAIYEIGKTCGKAGLKL; from the coding sequence ATGAATATTTACCGATTTTGTGTTAAAAGTAAGAAGGACTTACACTTTCAAATGCCCAAAAATGAGGAGCTTTTAAAGCAGGCCCATGTTCTGGGCTTTAAGACCGTTAAAGAAATAAGTACGGAAAACCTTTATTTTGTACGCGGGAATCTTTCAAATGAAGAAAAGAAGACCTTAGCCGACTTCTTGTTTTGCGATGAGCTTTACGAGTACAGCCAAACCGAAGACTTTAAACTAAAAGAAGAAAAAAATCTTTTTCATATAGAAACAGCCTTAAAGCCGGGAGTTACGGACTCCTCCTCACGCGAGGCCTTGAGAGCCGTAAAAGAACTCGGCATTCACGGCGTCGAAGAAATTACCAGCGGAAAGGCCTACGATATTTATGGAGAACTTAACGAAGCCGAAATAGACAAAATTGCAAAAAATCTTCTATGTAATGATGTTATAGAGCAGTACAAAATAGGCTTTGTAGAGCCTGCCTGGGCCCATGAACATGACGGAAAAAACGGACCTAACACAAGCGTTGAAACCATAGACATAGCTTCCATGAGCGATGAGGAACTTTTAGCCCTTTCAAACGAAAGACGGGCAGCTCTGGATATCCACGAGATGAGGGCTATCCGCGAATACTACAAGGAAGAAAAAAGGCCTTGCACCGATGCGGAATTTGAAATGATAGCCCAAACTTGGAGCGAGCACTGCGTTCATAAAACCTTTAAGGCAAAAATAGACATTGACGGGGCATCTCTCAACGATGAGCAAAAAAAAGCCTACCCGGATCTTTGCGTAAACAGCATAATCAAAACCTATATCAAAAAAGCCACCGACGACATTAATGCCCCTTGGGTTCTTTCTTCATTTGTGGACAATGCCGGTATAATCGAATTTGACGACAAATACGAAGTTTCCTTTAAGGCAGAAACTCATAACCATCCTTCTGCCATTGAGCCCTTCGGAGGGGCTAACACGGGAGTCGGCGGCGTTATAAGGGACGTTATGGGCGTTTCGGCCCGCCCCTTTGCCGTAACCGATGTCCTCTGTTTCGGCCATCCCGACACTCCGGCAGAAAATGTTCCCAAGGGAACCCTTCATCCTAAGCGCATAATTTCAGGCGTTATCGAAGGAGTTAAGGACTACGGAAACAAGATGGGCATTCCGACCGTAAACGGAAGCGTTCACTACCACGAAGCCTACGCTTCAAACCCGCTAGTCTACTGCGGATGTGCAGGTATCGCCCCCAGAGGTAAACACCGCACAAGCCCCTCTGTCGGAGACCACATTGTTTCTTTAGGCGGAAAAACCGGACGAGACGGCCTTAGGGGAGCCACCTTTTCTTCGATGGTTATGGATGCAAGCACAGGAGATGTTGCAGGCTCCTCCGTTCAAATAGGCGAGCCCATAATTCAAAAAAAGGTTGCGGAAGTACTCATCGATGCCCGCGATCAGGGGCTCTATTCTGCAATTACAGACTGCGGAGCAGGAGGTTATTCTTCTGCCGTAGGAGAGATGGCCTCTACCCTCGGCTGCGATGTAGACCTTGCGAGAATCCCCGTAAAATATCAGGGGCTTGCTCCATGGGAGCTATGGCTTTCGGAGGCTCAGGAAAGAATGGTCATCGCCGTTCCTCATGACAAACTCGAAACCTTGCAAAAGCTTTGCGATGCAAACGATGTGGAATTAACCGACCTCGGCCGTTTTACCGGAGATGCAGTTTTAAAGGTGCGCTTCGGCGAAAAGGAAATAATAAATCTTTCATGCGGCTTTTTACATTCGGGCCCGCCGCAAAGAAAGCTCAAAGCGGCTCCTCCCAAAGAAGGAAGGGCTCTTATAAAATATCCCGAATATAAGGAGCCTGATCTAAATGAGGCCTTAAAGGCTGTGGTAAACCATCACGCCGTAAATTCAAAGGAAGATATAGTAAGGCTTTACGACCATGAGGTTCAAGGCGGCACAATCCTCCGTCCCTATGATGGCCCCGAAGGAAATGTTCCTCAGGATGCAGCCGTTATAAAGCCTATGGAAACGGAAGGAAAAAAAGCCGTTGCAATCTCGAATGCCTTAAACCCGAGGCAGGGGCTCTTGGATCCTTATGCAGCTGCAGCAAGTGCGATAGACGAAGCTGTCCGAAATGCCGTTGCAGTCGGAGCTGACCCCGAAAAAACCGCCATCCTCGATAACTTTTGCTTAGGCGACCCCAACCGACCCGAAACCATGTGGGCACTGATCGAAATGGCACGCTCTTGCTACGACACGGCCCTTGTCTTTAAAACCCCCTTTATTTCGGGGAAAGATTCCTTTAATAACGAGTATCTGACCTCGGAAGGAGAGAGGGTTTCGATTCCGCCCTCGCTTTTAATCTCGGCGATGGGAATAGTTCCCGATATCGGAAAGGTTCCCGGTTCCGACTTTAAAAAAGAAGGCTCGGCTATTTACCTCGTAGGTAAACCTCAATTTTCTTTCGGCGGCTCGGTCTTTGCAGAACTTTTCGGCATTCCTCAAGGAGAGAGCGGTGCCGTTCCTCCCTTTAAAAAAGAAGCGGCTGAGCTTTATAAAAAACTTCACTCAAGCATAATGAGGGGCTTGGTGCTTTCATGCCACGACTTGAGCGAAGGAGGCTTGGCTGCCGCCCTCTACGAAATGTGTTTAAGCGGAATAGGAGCCGAGCTGAGCAGTGACTTTCACATAAAACTGGGAGCTTCAAAGATTGCAAGCCTCTTTGGAGAAACCACAGGCTGCCTCCTTGTAGAAATTGCAGAAGAAAACCGTTCAGCCTTTGAAAAGGAAATGGCAGGCTCGGCAATTTACGAAATCGGAAAAACTTGCGGAAAGGCAGGCCTTAAACTTTAA
- the purD gene encoding phosphoribosylamine--glycine ligase gives MNILLIGSGGREHAIALKLKESPSLGKLFIAPGNGGTALLGENVPIKAENIEGLADFTLCSSIDLVIAGPEVPLCLGLEDLIKTRAKEQNKKIAFFGPSKACARLEASKDFSKEMMSLLSIPTARYSSFTDFQKAKEYIEGLNYPFVIKADGLAAGKGVILPSSKEEGIAELKNIMVKKQFGSSGDKVVIEERLEGEEVSILAFSDGEKIAVMPPSQDHKRLKDNDEGPNTGGMGAYAPAPICSYETAQKYAELTILPIIKEMKKRGTPYIGVLYAGLMLTKEGNGFAPKVLEYNCRFGDPETQVLMQLFDGDLALTMKSCAEGRLETAMPKWKEGYAATVVLASEGYPLSSSKPVELSAPELESSSDVSVIHAGTALQDGKIFTAGGRVLCISSNDKSLKRAMDKIYAKIKTINFPGVQYRKDIAKRGLEHLK, from the coding sequence ATGAACATACTGCTTATCGGATCGGGAGGAAGGGAACACGCTATAGCTTTAAAGCTAAAAGAATCCCCCTCGCTCGGTAAACTTTTTATAGCGCCCGGAAATGGGGGGACGGCTCTTTTGGGGGAAAATGTTCCGATAAAGGCCGAAAATATCGAAGGTCTTGCCGATTTTACTCTTTGCTCTTCAATAGACCTTGTAATTGCAGGGCCTGAGGTTCCCCTATGTTTAGGCCTCGAAGACCTCATAAAGACAAGAGCAAAAGAGCAAAACAAAAAAATTGCCTTTTTTGGGCCTTCAAAGGCTTGTGCCCGATTGGAAGCGTCCAAAGATTTTTCAAAAGAAATGATGAGCCTCCTCTCAATTCCTACTGCAAGATATTCATCCTTTACCGATTTTCAAAAAGCAAAAGAATATATTGAGGGCTTGAACTATCCCTTTGTTATCAAGGCAGACGGCCTTGCTGCAGGAAAGGGAGTTATCCTACCCTCCTCAAAGGAAGAAGGAATAGCCGAGCTTAAAAATATAATGGTAAAAAAACAATTCGGTTCATCGGGCGACAAGGTCGTTATAGAAGAACGCCTTGAAGGAGAAGAAGTTTCCATCCTCGCCTTTTCGGACGGAGAAAAAATAGCCGTAATGCCGCCCTCTCAAGATCACAAGCGCTTAAAGGACAATGATGAGGGACCCAACACAGGCGGAATGGGCGCATACGCCCCTGCCCCAATTTGTTCATACGAGACGGCTCAAAAATATGCAGAGCTTACGATTCTTCCTATTATAAAAGAAATGAAAAAGAGGGGCACCCCCTACATCGGAGTCCTCTATGCAGGCCTCATGCTCACGAAGGAAGGTAATGGCTTTGCCCCCAAGGTGCTTGAATATAACTGCCGTTTCGGCGATCCGGAAACTCAGGTTTTGATGCAGCTTTTTGACGGAGACCTCGCCTTAACTATGAAGTCTTGCGCGGAAGGAAGACTCGAAACGGCAATGCCCAAATGGAAGGAAGGCTATGCGGCAACGGTAGTCCTTGCAAGCGAGGGCTACCCTCTTTCCTCATCAAAGCCTGTAGAATTGTCCGCTCCCGAACTGGAAAGCTCGTCTGATGTGAGCGTAATACATGCGGGCACAGCCCTTCAAGACGGAAAAATTTTTACCGCAGGCGGAAGGGTTCTTTGCATAAGCTCAAACGATAAGAGCTTAAAAAGGGCCATGGATAAGATCTATGCAAAAATAAAAACCATAAACTTTCCCGGGGTGCAGTACAGAAAAGATATTGCAAAACGCGGACTCGAACATTTAAAATAA
- a CDS encoding TIGR01440 family protein — protein sequence MSGIDLEKIKEETIGALTELLEASSLKAGDILVLGCSTSEVSGGVIGKASNEEAGRTIVSALLSILEPKGIFLAVQGCEHINRALVIEKEAQEKYGFEEVSVVPALHAGGAASLAAYTLFKAPVMIEHVTAHAGIDIGDTEIGMHVKFVQVPVRLKTKLIGSARLTALKSRPKLIGGARAVYEN from the coding sequence ATGAGCGGGATCGATTTAGAAAAAATAAAAGAAGAAACTATCGGCGCCTTAACCGAACTCCTTGAAGCCTCATCCTTAAAAGCCGGGGACATACTGGTCTTAGGATGCAGCACAAGCGAGGTTTCGGGAGGAGTTATCGGTAAGGCCTCAAATGAAGAAGCCGGAAGGACAATAGTTTCCGCCCTGCTTTCAATCCTTGAACCCAAGGGAATCTTTTTGGCCGTTCAAGGCTGCGAGCACATAAACCGTGCCCTCGTCATCGAAAAGGAGGCACAAGAAAAATACGGCTTTGAGGAGGTGTCGGTAGTTCCGGCCCTTCACGCAGGAGGAGCCGCCTCCCTCGCAGCCTACACTCTTTTTAAGGCCCCCGTCATGATAGAGCACGTAACAGCCCATGCAGGCATTGACATAGGAGACACCGAAATAGGAATGCATGTAAAGTTTGTGCAAGTCCCCGTAAGGCTTAAAACCAAGCTCATAGGCTCGGCAAGACTCACAGCCCTCAAAAGCCGCCCCAAACTAATCGGAGGCGCAAGGGCTGTGTATGAAAATTAA
- a CDS encoding 4Fe-4S dicluster domain-containing protein, whose product MLNINNNTSNIKREILVRIAKLQLEGKLEEGVHYIPREMVPRNSTPIRCCIFHDREIMRHRVIARLGCSLENYDEEKTLAEFAKEALERKKPTWPMLTVLDEACNACVKSKFMITNACQACVARPCMMNCPKTAIAISGGRARIDEEKCINCGICLKNCPYHAVIKIPVPCEESCPVGAISKDENGKERIDYHKCIFCGNCMRECPFGAMMDKGQIVDVIKHLMSGKTVSALYAPAVAAQFKAVPGQLESALKKAGFNKVWEVAIGADITADREALEFEERMEHGHILMTTSCCPAYVRAVRKHVPALVPCISDTRSPMHYTAELAKKEDPDCVTVFIGPCLAKRREGLEDEFVDYVLSIEELGALLTAKEIDITKEDALPGTITPTSSGRGFAASGGVAEAVRVRLKKPENLRPVLINGLNKEGMKQLASYGKIQSGELSHDSSTPNLVEVMACEGGCIGGPSVITNQKLAASQLKKYAEEGLSYSGEKS is encoded by the coding sequence ATGCTTAACATAAATAATAACACATCAAATATCAAAAGAGAAATCCTTGTCCGCATTGCAAAACTTCAGCTTGAAGGAAAACTTGAAGAGGGGGTACACTATATTCCGAGGGAAATGGTTCCGCGAAACAGTACGCCTATAAGATGCTGTATTTTTCATGACAGGGAAATAATGCGCCATCGTGTAATTGCAAGACTCGGTTGTTCATTGGAAAACTATGATGAAGAGAAGACCTTGGCGGAATTTGCAAAAGAAGCCTTGGAAAGAAAAAAACCGACATGGCCCATGCTCACCGTTTTGGATGAGGCTTGTAATGCCTGCGTAAAAAGCAAATTTATGATTACAAACGCTTGTCAGGCCTGCGTTGCCCGTCCCTGTATGATGAACTGCCCCAAAACTGCAATAGCAATTTCGGGAGGAAGGGCCCGTATCGATGAAGAAAAGTGCATAAACTGCGGTATCTGTTTAAAAAACTGCCCCTACCATGCCGTTATAAAAATTCCCGTTCCTTGTGAAGAATCCTGTCCTGTCGGTGCCATCTCAAAGGACGAAAACGGCAAAGAAAGAATCGACTATCATAAATGTATCTTTTGCGGAAACTGCATGAGGGAATGTCCCTTCGGTGCTATGATGGATAAGGGACAGATTGTGGATGTCATAAAGCATCTAATGAGCGGGAAGACGGTTTCTGCCCTCTATGCGCCTGCTGTTGCAGCCCAGTTTAAGGCCGTTCCCGGGCAGCTTGAATCCGCCTTAAAAAAGGCCGGCTTCAACAAGGTTTGGGAGGTAGCTATAGGAGCCGACATAACGGCCGACCGAGAGGCTTTAGAATTTGAAGAGAGAATGGAGCACGGCCATATCTTAATGACCACCTCCTGCTGCCCCGCCTATGTCAGGGCCGTAAGAAAACACGTTCCTGCCCTTGTTCCATGTATTTCGGATACAAGAAGCCCGATGCACTATACTGCAGAATTGGCAAAAAAAGAAGACCCGGACTGTGTTACAGTCTTTATAGGCCCCTGCCTTGCAAAGAGGAGGGAGGGTTTGGAAGATGAGTTTGTAGACTATGTTTTGTCGATAGAAGAATTGGGAGCCTTGCTGACCGCCAAGGAGATAGACATTACCAAGGAAGATGCCCTGCCCGGAACAATAACTCCGACCTCGTCGGGAAGAGGCTTTGCAGCCTCAGGCGGAGTTGCCGAAGCTGTAAGAGTCCGCCTTAAAAAGCCTGAAAACCTTCGCCCCGTACTTATAAACGGTCTTAATAAGGAAGGAATGAAACAGCTTGCCTCTTATGGAAAGATTCAAAGCGGAGAGCTTTCTCACGATTCGTCTACGCCAAACCTTGTAGAAGTTATGGCCTGCGAAGGCGGCTGTATAGGCGGCCCTTCGGTTATCACAAACCAAAAACTCGCCGCAAGTCAGCTAAAAAAATATGCAGAAGAAGGTCTTTCGTATTCGGGAGAAAAGAGCTAG
- a CDS encoding DpnI domain-containing protein, protein MIYRFNLSLIKNYHSNSQRIRVLTEDWVLRNFNCPICGKSKIEAYPNNYPAGDFFCKNCKSDFELKSKESSSGKLPNIITDGAYTTMIERITSSKNPNFLFLTYKDYEVSNFILIPNHFFTPSIILKRRPLSNKARRAGWVGCNIDISHIPDSGKIFIIKNQIKTDPKEIITKYSKIKALKKKNIESRGWLLDTITCIEKINSPEFSLDQIYAFEEELKLKHPENNFIKDKLRQQLQYLRDKGFIQFLGRGNYKKL, encoded by the coding sequence ATGATATACCGGTTTAATCTTTCTTTAATAAAAAACTATCACAGTAATTCTCAACGAATAAGAGTTTTAACAGAAGACTGGGTGTTAAGAAATTTTAACTGCCCCATTTGCGGTAAATCAAAAATCGAGGCATACCCAAATAACTATCCGGCCGGAGATTTTTTTTGTAAAAACTGTAAATCTGATTTTGAGCTAAAAAGCAAAGAAAGCTCTTCCGGAAAACTCCCGAACATAATTACGGACGGAGCCTACACAACAATGATTGAAAGAATTACATCTTCCAAAAATCCAAATTTTCTTTTTCTGACATATAAGGACTATGAGGTTTCAAATTTCATTTTAATACCGAATCATTTTTTTACTCCTTCCATTATTTTAAAACGAAGACCTCTATCAAATAAGGCAAGACGAGCAGGATGGGTAGGATGCAATATAGATATTTCCCATATTCCCGACTCAGGAAAAATATTTATAATAAAAAATCAAATAAAAACAGATCCCAAAGAAATAATAACAAAATATTCAAAAATCAAAGCTCTAAAAAAGAAAAATATTGAATCCAGAGGCTGGCTGCTTGATACAATAACCTGTATCGAAAAAATAAATTCACCGGAATTTTCCTTAGATCAAATATATGCCTTTGAAGAAGAGTTAAAATTAAAGCATCCTGAAAATAACTTTATCAAAGACAAACTAAGACAGCAGCTTCAATATTTAAGGGATAAGGGTTTTATACAATTTTTAGGAAGAGGAAACTACAAAAAATTATAA